Part of the Staphylococcus sp. IVB6181 genome is shown below.
ATAAGTAGGCAAACAATAAAGCTGATAAAGAAGCTCCTACTCCTCCGATAAATCTAGCAACCCAGATATTAATCGGCATACTTTCAAAAATCACTAACACAAAATCTCCGACCATAGCAGAAATACATAACATCAAGATAATTTTTAGAACAGTCATAAAATCACTCCTTTTTTCTTAACACTACTAAAATTATCGCTTTATTCCAATTGCTTTATTGACGTTGAGCCTCGGAACCCTTAACAATCCCAAAACTTGTCGAATGGTCGGCTTAATAGCTCACGCTATGCCGACATTCGTCTGCAAGTTTAGTTAAGGGTTCTTCTCAACGATCAATAAATTTTCTCGGCATAAAAGTCGCTAATATCCTTATTTGCAATTTCTTCAATTTTTTCTACAATTTTTAACTCCAAATCCCCTTCACTCTCAATAAATTCTTTAGCAAAACTTCTTAATTCTTCATGATGTCCAACCATTACTGTATAAAGTGCATTTTCAAACATAGATATATCATTTGAATCATTACCAAAAGCTATATAATCACCTTTATCTATCCCTAACATTTTAAGCGCAGCCCATTTATGTATACCTTTAGGACTTATATCAAGTACATTCTCATTCCCATGCTTATTTACATATACATCTAATTCATTTAATTTTTTACTCAATAATTCATTATTATTCGATGTCAAAATCAAAACTTTCACAACAGATTTTAAAGAATCTAGATTAACTAAATTAGCCGAATTTAAAGGATCTAAATTTTTTAATATAGAATGGTTTTGAGGTCCAGTATATGCATAATCCCAATCCCCATCAATTAAGTAAGTAGCATCAAATTCGTTAATTAATTGTTTAATCTTTTCCATTTCTGATAACGAAAAAGAAACAGATTTTATAATTTTTCCTTTACTTAAAATAAGCGAACCATTACCACCTATCATTGTATAATCATGAAAATCCTTGCTTATAACGGGAAGCATATCTCTAATCGGTCTCGCAGATGCAAAAATAACTTGATGACCACTATTCGTAAGATTTTCTAAAGAATTAAGAATTTTATCTGATACTGGTTCTCCCTTAAAACAAATAGTCCCATCTAAATCAAACACAAATTTCACATTTAAAGCCTCCACTATTTAGATTAGTTTTTATTATAATACTCCTTATCAATTATGACAGAAATTTTATTAGCAAATTATATCTACGAAAAGTCTTCAAAATAAATAACTTTTTCGGGTCTACTTTGTACACTTTATCTACCTGGTAGACCTGATTGTTATTGCTTTACAGGCCTAAAATTCGTCGTTATAATCTAGTTAAATCCCGTAAGGGCGCACTTACACGTCGGATAAATCGACGTGTGTAAAACCATAATCGACCTTCGTCGATTTTTTAATCTTAGTTTTAAGTAATCGGTGTTGCAGCACAGATATAAAAATTAATACTACATCAAAATTTAACTAAGATTTAAGCTACTAGTTTTTTGCTAGTAGCTTTTTTATTTTGTTAATTTTTAAATGCCTTTATTTTGAATTTTAAGGGGGCATTTTAAAGATTTGGGGGTCGTTCATATAGTTTTATGCCTAAAAACTTATATAAGCTCTTAAAACGCAAATATGAGTCAAATAAATATATGCTATTTCCAAAAGCAAAAATTTGAGCAAAACCAGTGACGATTTTTAGACACTGCCCATCTACATGCAAACTAAAATTTTGCATATAATCCCCCAAAAAGTGAGTTGGGTTTTTAGTTCCTGCAGGGGCAAATTTCTGTAAAAAAATACCGAAATCTTGATTTTGCCCAAAATGCTTTGTAAGAGCATAAGGGAAATTTGCAACCTTTCAAAAAAGGTTGGTCTGGCGAAGCCAGACATTTCAAGGGATACAGCGATTTCTAAAGTGCAATCATTTTTTGCTTTTGTACCCTAAAAGTACCCACAACATATAGTATGGTACCCTTAAAGTACCCTACGCATATTGTGTCTGTACCCTAAAAGTACCCTAATGTTTTTTAGCACTTTTCAATAAAAAAACGCTAGCTTTTTCGCTAACGTTTTAAAAAGGGTATCAAAATTTATATTCAAATTTCTTCGTCAATTTCATCAATCATTTGATGATTAATTTTACTTTTTTCTTCTTCGGTCAAATCAAAAATTTCACTCGCTAAGTATTCTTTTTGGTTCCAGTGATAAAAAATTTGATAAATATATTCTGTGGGATCTACTTCTTTAAGATAATCTAAATCTCCATTTTTTAATTTCTTTCTTGCCTCTTTAAACAGTCCAGAATAAACAAGAATCTGTTTCC
Proteins encoded:
- a CDS encoding HAD family hydrolase yields the protein MKFVFDLDGTICFKGEPVSDKILNSLENLTNSGHQVIFASARPIRDMLPVISKDFHDYTMIGGNGSLILSKGKIIKSVSFSLSEMEKIKQLINEFDATYLIDGDWDYAYTGPQNHSILKNLDPLNSANLVNLDSLKSVVKVLILTSNNNELLSKKLNELDVYVNKHGNENVLDISPKGIHKWAALKMLGIDKGDYIAFGNDSNDISMFENALYTVMVGHHEELRSFAKEFIESEGDLELKIVEKIEEIANKDISDFYAEKIY